The genomic interval TGGCCTACACTCCCGGCGTGGGGCGCGTGTGCGTCGAAATTGCCGAGCACCCCGATCGCGTTTTTGATCTCACCATTAAAGGCAACACGGTGGCGATCGTCACTGACGGTAGCGCCGTCTTGGGCCTGGGGAATCTTGGCCCCGCCGCCGCCCTGCCAGTGATGGAGGGTAAGGCGCTGCTGTTTAAGAAATTTGCTGGGCTGGATGCCTTCCCCATCTGCCTGGATACCCAGGACACCGACGCCATCGTCACCGCCGTCAAGCAGCTGGCCCCTGTGTTTGGCGGCGTCAACCTCGAAGATATCAGCGCTCCCCGCTGTTTTGAGATCGAGGCTCGCCTGCGCCAGGAGCTAGATATTCCCGTGTTCCACGACGACCAGCACGGCACCGCCATTGTCACCCTGGCGGCGCTGATCAACGCCCTCAAGCTGGTCAACAAGTCCCTCACTCAGGTCAAGGTGGTGATTAACGGCGCTGGGGCGGCGGGGGTGGCGATCGCCAAACTGCTGCAAAAGGCCGGAGCCACCGCCATCGTGCTGTGCGACTCCAAAGGCATTCTCTCGCTGAGCCGCGACGACCTAAACGACCAGAAGCAAGAATTTGCGGTGGAAGCATCGGGCACCCTGGCCGACGCCATGGTGGGAGCCGACATCTTCCTGGGCGTCAGCGCGCCGGGGGTCGTGTCGGTGGATATGGTCGCCTCTATGGCGGCAGACCCGATCGTGTTTGCCATGGCCAACCCGATCCCTGAAATTCAGCCCGAACTGGTGACCCACAAAGTGGCCGTGATGGCTACGGGCCGCAGCGACTACCCCAACCAGATCAACAACGTGCTGGCTTTCCCAGGCGTGCTGCGCGGCGCGATCGACTGTCGCGCCCAGGAGATTACGCCGTCGATGTATCTAGAGGCAGCCTACGCGATCGCGGCCTTGGTGAGCCCCCAGCAGCTCGATCGCGAGCACATCATTCCCTCGGTGTTCGATGAGCGCGTGGCGGCAGCGGTCGCCTCGGCGGTCAAGCATGCGGCTCGGGTGGATGGGGTGGCTAGGAAGTAAACAGGGTTTGGGGTTTGGGGTGTAGGGTTCAAGGGGCAGCCCTGTACCTTAAACCCTATACCCACTCCCCCATCTAATCCAACTGTCGCTCCATCAGATAGCGCGTGAACTGAACGCCGTTGCGATCGACCACTTCGGTGTCGTACTGGCTGAAGCCAAATTTTTGGAATAGCCCCAGGCTAAACTCGCTGGCCTCGGTGTAGAGGCGCTGGATGTGCTTCTCCTGGGCGTGGGCAAGCACCGCCTGCATCAGCAGCGAGCCCACGCCCTGGCGCAGACAGTCGTGGCGTACGTAGGTGGACGCCACATAGCCGTTGTTGTCAACGCCCGCAAAACCGAGGATAGCGGTATCATCATCCTCGGCCACGTAGGTGGTCACCCCCAAGATGAATTGGTGAAACCGAGGGCTCGCGGCATCGACGGCGGCCCAAGCCTCAACTTGAGCCTGCCTGTAGTGCTGCGGGCCATTGACCAGCACCGTCTCTCGAAATAAGGTTGCCAAAGCCGGTAAATCGGCTTCAATTGCGGTGCGAAGATTCATGCTTGAGTTACCAGTGGACTATCAGCGGTAGGGCGGGGCGAAAGTCGCGGTGCTGGGCCTGGGTCTCGCCATCAAAGCCGAGTTCCATGAGATAGGTCGGGCCGGTTTGGATTGCGATTAAGTTGGTGGCAGCGAGCACCTCTAGTTCCCCCGATCGCGGCGGCGATTGGGTCAAGGTCAAACTGACCCGCGTTACCTCGCGTAACCCAAAGGCATGATCAAGAGGTTGTGCCTTGGCTTCAGTGTAGCTATCTTGTCGCGTGGCAAAGGGCAGACAAAATAGCATCGGCTCGCTCAGCACCGATATATTGGTCGCTACCGGTATAGCTACGCCCGCCGGGAAGTAAGCGGGCTGGTAGTTCCAATTGGGGAAGGGAAGAGTTGAGGAGGCTTGGCCTGCGATCGGGCGAAGGCATATCCCAAAGGGGCAGGTGCCCTGGGCTAGACCAGACCAGCGATCCCACAGGTGGGTGGGACGAGTGTTGTCAGACTGGGCCTCAGCGGCATTGTGCACCCACAGCAGCTCCAGCATTAGGTTGTGAAAGAAAAAGCAGCGGTTAGCCGTGCCTTGGCCAGCGTGCACGTTGGCTCTGCCCTCCACCAGCCCAAACTGGAGCAGCCGTTCGGCGGCAGGGGCGTTGGGAGCAGTGCAAATAAACAGGTGATCGAGTTCAAACGCCATGTCGTTATCCGCAGCGGCACTTCCCGTTAAGCCGTTCTCAAGGCCACAATTGGGTCCAGTTTAGCCGCCTGACGGGCGGGAAACACACCAAAGAACAGGCCAATGCCGCCAGAAACACTCACCGTCAGCAGAATTGCCCCTGCCGAGATCCCGGCTTCAAAGGGAGTCAGCAACCCAATCAGCAGAATGCCGCTCACCCCCACAGCGGTGCCAATCACGCCCCCTGCGATCGACAGAATGATCGCCTCAATCAAGAACTGACCCAAGATGTCGCCTTGGGAGGCACCGATCGCCTTTCTCAACCCGATCTCCTGGGTGCGCTCTCGCACCGACACCAGCATGATATTCATAATGCCAATGCCGCCGACAAAGAGAGAAATGCCGGCGATCGCCGCCAGCATCAGCGTCAGCGCCCCGGTAATCGTGTTGGCAATGGTGAGCAATGAATCTTGGCTACTGATGTAGAAATCGTCTTCGTCGCGAATGTTGTGGCGCAGGCGCAGCAGGTTGGTGATCTGAAACTCGGCGGTGTCCATGCTGGTGCGATCGCGGGCCGACACGGTGATGAACGAAACTTCGATACCGTAGGGCGATCGCTCGCTGCCGCCAAGGCGGCTAGCTTTGGTGGTCAGCGGCACCATCACCGCGTCGTCGTAGTCAAGGCCCAGGTTAGAGCCTTTTTTCTCCAGCACGCCGACGATGTCAAAGTTGATGCCCCCCACCCGAATCTGCTGACCCAGGCCCGATTCGTCATCAAACAGTCGCTCTCGCAGGGTTTCGCCCACCACCGCCACCTGAGCACTGCGGGTGACATCCAAATCGCTGATGAAGCGCCCGTTGGCCACCTCAAAGCTGCGCACCGAGAGAAAGTCCGGGGTAGTGCCCACCACGTTGATGTTGGCGTTGCGGTTACGGAAGGTGACGAGCTGGCGACCGCT from Nodosilinea sp. FACHB-141 carries:
- a CDS encoding NAD-dependent malic enzyme, whose translation is MATLTPNPSYSLSLRLKIPNKTGMLARITQAIAEAGGNLGDFELISRNRRDLVRVLHVDASSEAHVEDIITAVKTVEDIEILEICDRTFKIHEGGKISVESKLELHSQDDLAMAYTPGVGRVCVEIAEHPDRVFDLTIKGNTVAIVTDGSAVLGLGNLGPAAALPVMEGKALLFKKFAGLDAFPICLDTQDTDAIVTAVKQLAPVFGGVNLEDISAPRCFEIEARLRQELDIPVFHDDQHGTAIVTLAALINALKLVNKSLTQVKVVINGAGAAGVAIAKLLQKAGATAIVLCDSKGILSLSRDDLNDQKQEFAVEASGTLADAMVGADIFLGVSAPGVVSVDMVASMAADPIVFAMANPIPEIQPELVTHKVAVMATGRSDYPNQINNVLAFPGVLRGAIDCRAQEITPSMYLEAAYAIAALVSPQQLDREHIIPSVFDERVAAAVASAVKHAARVDGVARK
- a CDS encoding GNAT family N-acetyltransferase, which encodes MNLRTAIEADLPALATLFRETVLVNGPQHYRQAQVEAWAAVDAASPRFHQFILGVTTYVAEDDDTAILGFAGVDNNGYVASTYVRHDCLRQGVGSLLMQAVLAHAQEKHIQRLYTEASEFSLGLFQKFGFSQYDTEVVDRNGVQFTRYLMERQLD
- a CDS encoding VOC family protein, producing MAFELDHLFICTAPNAPAAERLLQFGLVEGRANVHAGQGTANRCFFFHNLMLELLWVHNAAEAQSDNTRPTHLWDRWSGLAQGTCPFGICLRPIAGQASSTLPFPNWNYQPAYFPAGVAIPVATNISVLSEPMLFCLPFATRQDSYTEAKAQPLDHAFGLREVTRVSLTLTQSPPRSGELEVLAATNLIAIQTGPTYLMELGFDGETQAQHRDFRPALPLIVHW
- a CDS encoding ABC transporter permease, with protein sequence MNLKESLSMATKTLAANRLRSALTMLGIIIGNASVITMVGLGEGAQRYVNGQLETLGPNVLFVVPGSRETRELGSLEVPRTLVLDDATAIAEQVPSVSGVAAESSGRQLVTFRNRNANINVVGTTPDFLSVRSFEVANGRFISDLDVTRSAQVAVVGETLRERLFDDESGLGQQIRVGGINFDIVGVLEKKGSNLGLDYDDAVMVPLTTKASRLGGSERSPYGIEVSFITVSARDRTSMDTAEFQITNLLRLRHNIRDEDDFYISSQDSLLTIANTITGALTLMLAAIAGISLFVGGIGIMNIMLVSVRERTQEIGLRKAIGASQGDILGQFLIEAIILSIAGGVIGTAVGVSGILLIGLLTPFEAGISAGAILLTVSVSGGIGLFFGVFPARQAAKLDPIVALRTA